One part of the Anopheles coustani chromosome 2, idAnoCousDA_361_x.2, whole genome shotgun sequence genome encodes these proteins:
- the LOC131262154 gene encoding uncharacterized protein LOC131262154: MGLFASRQNATVEETDVSLNHLYKYPPRTGNYFGTHFIMGGERFDTPQPEAYLFGENADLNFLGSKPTPFPYPPPQATEPTKTLKSLVNIRKESVRFVKVSEGGSNGNKLSNTALTIANGDPAGKGHSAPAINNGNGISNGYNIEFVFDADHACLITIYYFCIEDIGAGGLNYISRDSSMTSETFHFQRGVNQVFSAPHHIIYPALYAEDDLSYNPEKDTFPVVIHCVVGDGGSTATTAPTGADVSEANASRQSHATICVIDHHSDGTYALRALKQKIFVDGLYYLLQEIYGIENKLTSKSITDEETEDNGSECVICMCDTRDTLILPCRHLCLCNSCADSLRYQANNCPICRAPFRALLQIRAVQKDTGNGLPCGGAPAGQNSTDGADNIPAGYKTISLIEALNGPTVSSKAITSGNDATAPTDTGSDNNRSTENGYGFRSKMTKSSTDHSSNGELANGSIVSEKSPADIRMHLLAADGDGGSPGDGSETIGGGVTNPTVSTKKELLSKHSPLLQRAPVSKDKNPREKGSLHRIGANANGGAGGPNGPGKSKSGGEKSIAFQLVHEKPVATAAGGGGNVGVPPLGLTVGLPKSADTKVTTDPNENDDDSDGEKLSPLLRKSAESYDSKKSPHGDSAMKKLLTGGGIGSGAGSEMKTSPSTVITELLKGAIIGNDDIGGNGVVVTGGGRAGVGGVGGSIITIVADDSEDYYTPEDPPATSPLKSIDDDDELPKLAVEPDVGRKLLSGSVGVPMPLLTTSSPTSAPAPAPPSALSVLKEEFSQGSLPDSPISGNSQTSTRSSSDSYSSSSSTRQLLSSGAVANDTPTHVLNSGDSTTNGHSGASKSIECSIESD, translated from the exons atgggCCTGTTTGCTAGCAGACAGAATGCCACGGTCGAGGAGACGGACGTGAGCCTGAACCATCTGTACAAGTATCCACCTCGAACGG GCAATTACTTTGGAACACATTTCATAATGGGTGGAGAGAGGTTCGATACGCCTCAACCGGAAGCTTACCTGTTCGGAGAGAACGCTGATCTGAATTTTCTCGGTTCCAAACCTACACCA TTCCCCTATCCACCGCCCCAGGCAACGGAGCCAACGAAAACCCTTAAAAGTCTCGTCAACATTCGCAAGGAGTCGGTACGCTTTGTGAAGGTGTCGGAAGGTGGCTCCAATGGGAACAAACTGTCCAACACTGCCCTGACCATTGCCAACGGTGATCCCGCGGGGAAGGGCCACTCAGCACCGGCCATCAACAATGGCAACGGCATCAGCAATGGCTACAACATCGAGTTCGTGTTCGATGCCGACCACGCTTGTCTTATTACGATCTACTACTTCTGCATTGAGGACATCGGGGCGGGCGGGTTGAACTACATCTCGCGCGACTCCTCCATGACCTCGGAGACGTTCCACTTCCAGCGCGGCGTGAACCAGGTGTTCTCGGCGCCCCATCACATCATCTATCCCGCACTGTACGCGGAGGATGATCTCTCATATAACCCCGAGAAAGACACGTTCCCCGTCGTCATACACTGCGTGGTGGGAGATGGAGGATCAACGGCCACAACAGCACCGACCGGTGCGGATGTAAGCGAAGCTAACGCGAGCCGCCAATCGCACGCCACGATCTGCGTTATCGATCACCACTCCGATGGCACGTACGCGTTGCGAGCGCTGAAGCAGAAAATTTTCGTTGACGGGCTGTACTATCTGCTGCAGGAGATCTATGGCATCGAGAACAAGCTGACCAGCAAATCCATCACGGACGAAGAGACGGAAGACAATGGAAGCGAGTGCGTCATCTGCATGTGTGACACGCGCGACACACTCATCCTGCCTTGCCGTCATCTGTGCCTGTGCAACTCGTGCGCCGATTCCCTGCGCTACCAAGCGAACAATTGCCCGATCTGTAGAGCGCCGTTCCGGGCGTTGCTGCAGATACGGGCGGTGCAGAAGGATACTGGGAATGGATTGCCGTGCGGGGGTGCCCCGGCTGGACAAAATTCGACTGAT GGTGCTGATAACATTCCTGCCGGTTATAAAACCATATCACTCATCGAGGCGCTCAACGGACCGACCGTTTCTTCGAAGGCAATTACAAGCGGTAACGATGCGACTGCACCGACAGACACCGGAAGCGACAATAATCGG aGCACCGAAAACGGCTATGGATTCCGCAGCAAAATGACTAAATCGTCTACTGACCACAGTAGCAATGGCGAGCTAGCAAATGGAAGCATCGTCTCGGAGAAATCACCCGCCGACATACGAATGCATCTGTTGGCTGCCGATGGTGACGGTGGCTCACCGGGCGACGGTAGCGAAACCATTGGCGGCGGTGTCACCAATCCGACCGTGTCGACCAAGAAGGAGCTTCTCTCGAAACACTCCCCACTGCTGCAGCGGGCTCCCGTCAGCAAGGACAAAAATCCGCGTGAGAAAGGAAGCCTCCATCGCATCGGAGCCAACGCGAACGGCGGCGCCGGGGGACCGAATGGGCCGGGCAAATCGAAGTCGGGCGGAGAAAAATCAATCGCCTTCCAGCTGGTGCATGAAAAGCCCGTGGCGACGGcagcgggtggtggtggtaatgtTGGTGTACCTCCGCTTGGTCTTACCGTTGGGTTGCCAAAATCTGCCGACACGAAGGTGACAACCGATCCGAAcgaaaacgacgacgacagcgaTGGGGAGAAACTATCGCCCTTGCTTCGGAAGAGTGCCGAGAGCTACGATTCGAAAAAGTCTCCTCACGGGGACAGTGCGATGAAGAAATTGCTGACCGGTGGTGGAATCGGATCGGGTGCTGGCAGTGAGATGAAAACATCCCCTTCAACAGTCATCACCGAGCTGCTAAAGGGAGCCATCATCGGGAATGACGATATCGGCGGGAATGGTGTGGTCGTCACAGGAGGGGGCAGAGCAGGAgtgggtggtgttggtggtagCATCATCACAATCGTAGCAGACGATTCCGAGGATTACTACACGCCGGAAGATCCACCGGCAACGAGCCCGTTGAAAtcgatcgacgacgacgacgagctgcCAAAGCTGGCAGTGGAACCCGACGTTGGCCGGAAGCTGCTCTCGGGTAGTGTCGGTGTGCCGATGCCATTATTGACCACCTCCTCTCCAACGTCAGCCCCAGCGCCAGCTCCACCGTCGGCACTGTCCGTGCTGAAGGAAGAATTCTCGCAGGGTTCGCTACCGGACAGTCCGATTAGTGGCAACTCTCAGACTTCCACCCGTAGTTCGAGCGATAGCTACTCGTCTAGCTCCAGCACCCGACAGCTTCTGTCATCCGGCGCGGTAGCTAACGACACACCGACCCACGTGCTGAACTCAGGCGACTCCACTACCAACGGCCACAGCGGGGCATCCAAGAGCATCGAGTGTAGCATTGAGAGTGATTAG